AGCGTTGCGAGCGGGAGCGTCCAGCCCGGCACGACCTCCGCGCCGTCTATGGACTCGTCGTCTGTGAGGATGCGGATGTCCCGCCGGGAGCGGTAGACGGTAACGGTGGCGTTCTCCGGTGAGACGGCGAGAACCATCCGGCACCCGGCGGCGAGCCAGGCGAGGGACTTCTCCGTGACCTCTGTGTGGGTATCGTTCGGGGAGACGACCTCCACCGCGAGGTCGGGTGCGCCGGGCCAGTAGCCTGTAACGTCGCCGGACTCCTCGGCGGCCACGACGCGCCTCTTCGAGACGAACGCCGCGTCCGGGGCGCGAACCGTATCCGGGTTCGTGGTCAGCTTGAAGCCCGTTTCGGCGGCGAAGGTGCGACCGAGGTCGTGTTCCCTGACGTAGTTCCTTAACTCGGACGCTATCTCGAGCGCATAGAATCCGTGTCTTCCTCCGGCTGGAGCCATCTCCCGTACCTCCCCGTTTACCAGCTCGCGGCGTATTCCGTCGCGCGGTAGTTCTAGCAGCTCCGTAGCCGTCATCGATCTGGTCTGTACCGTCATGTGGGCCTCGCTTCCCGGTGTGGTTGCGTGGGTTCATTGTGCCACCATACGCCGGGGTCGGCGATGTTCTACGTAAGGCTCCATCTAACCGTGAACAGGGTCTCCAGCGACTCGGACTGTTCCAGTTGCGACTCCACACCGGAGATCAGCTCATCGCGTCTTACGTCTATCGCGTCCTGAGCGTTGTAGAGTTCGCGGCGTTTTCTGTTGCGCTTCGATTCAGCGGCCTTTATCTGCCGCTGGACGGTGAGTTTCTCCTGCAGGGAGGCGGCTGCGCGAGAAATTTTCTTTGCGGCTTTGATCTCCTTTTCAAGCTCCTTGAGTTCCCGCTCCAGACCGTCTTTAAGGTCGTCCGACCACGCATCCAGCTTTTCGACCTCCTCATCGAAATACGCCGAACGCCGTTCCTCGATCCCGAAGAGCCGGGACTTTACCCGCTCGGTGGTCAGGTCGGTCAGAACTTCCGGTGGTGTGATGGATAACGGTTCGAGGCCGGGTTTATCCGCTATCAGGGGGATCATCCGACCGAGCAGCTCTTCGTCGAGCGCTTCGCCGGAGTCCGTCAGGCCGGAGAGGACGAGGTGTTCTTCGGTCTCCGCCGATTCGACGGTCAGTTTACTGACAGAGAGCCAGCCGGATGTGCCGGACCTCTGGAGCGGGTCGAGCGCGCTGATGATGCCGGGATGGTTCGTGTAGTCGAGGGTGAGGGCGGCGACGGGGAGGGAGCGGTCTGCGGCGCGTTCGATGGCGGAGCTGGCGAGTGGGTGATCCCGCCGGAGAAACACCGCGCTCAACCGCTCGGCCTCGCGCCAGTCGAGATGATAGTCTGTCCCATCGTGTGTGAAACGTGGCTCGTCGGGGTGAAAGTCCGCCTCCGGCAGTTCGAGCTTCATCAGGTCAAGGAGCTTTGCGGCGTGGTCGGTCAGGTTGGCCCGGGTTTCGTTCTCGTGTAGCTTTAAGCGCGAGATCACGTCCTCGTCGAAGTTATCGAGCAGGGTCTTGCGGGTGTCGGCGAGCCTGCCGGAGATGTCTTCCTCCAGCTCCCGCTGGAGCGTGTCGAAGGCGGCCTGGATGTCTTCGCTGCGGCGGCATTCCTGGTAGACGCGGGCGATGCGCCGCTCGATGTCCACCCCGGACTCGACCGCCCCGAGTACCTCGTCGCTCGCCCCGAAGACCCCGCTGAAGAGCTTGAACTTCTCCGAGAGAAGTTCGAAGACGCGCTGGTCGGCCTCGTTCTTGCGGTTCAGGAAGTTGACCACGACTACGTCGTGCTTCTGGCCGTAGCGGTGGCAGCGTCCGATACGCTGCTCCACCCGCTGCGGGTTCCAGGGAAGGTCGTAGTTCACCACCAGCGAACAAAACTGGAGGTTCACGCCCTCGGCTGCGGATTCGGTTGCGATCAGCACCTCCGCGTTGTTGCGGAACTCTTCGATCAGGGCGGCTCGAAGATCCGCGCTGCGGGAACCGCTGCGTGACGGGCCGTTTCGCACGCTCCACTTTTCGTAGATCTCCCGGGATTCTTTATCCGTGTTCGTACCGTTGAAGAGAACGACTTTTCCTCTGTAGCCGTCGGCGTTCAGGAGCTCGAGGAGGTACTGCTGCGTCCGGCGCGACTCGGTAAAGACAACCGCCTTGCGTGCCGCACCGAGTTCCCTTGCTTTTGTGAACGCCTCGTTCAGGGCGACGAGCAACGCCTCGCCCTTTGCGTTGTTCTGGATGCCTTCCGCGAGGTCGGCATACTCCCGGAGCAGCGCGAGTTCCTCGCCGAGCAGGACTCTGTTTATCTCCGGGCGTCCGTTTTTCCGGGGGTCGGGTTCAGCCCACTCGTCTTCTATATCGTCCAGCGACTCGAAATCATTTGAGAATCCGTCGTCCAGGAGTTCGCCGCCCGGTAGGGTTTCACCCTTACGTTCGAGCGTTTCGAGGCGGCGGATAAGACCTCGCAGCGTACCGGCGACTGCGAAGGTGGACGACGCGAGCAGCTTTCGGAGGACGAGCGTCATAAGGGTGCGCTGGCTTGAAGGCAGGGCGACGAGGGTCTCGCGCTGGAGGTACGCCGTAACGTTATCGTAGAGGCGTTGCTCCTCGTCGGTCGGGAAGAACTCTTGCGTGACCGGAACGCGCCTCGTAAAGCGGATGTACTCCAGAACCTGCTTGCGGAGCGTGCGGGTGCAGAGTTTTGTGAGGCGGGCCTTCAGTTCGCGCATGGCGTGCGGGGAGGCCGTCTCACGGGCGAAACGTTCCCGGAAGGAGTCGAAATCCCCGAAGACGTGCGGGTCAACGACGTTCGCAAGACCGTACAGTTCGAGCAGCGAGTTCTGGAGGGGCGTCGCCGTGAGAAGGAGCTTGGGGGCGTGGGCGGTCGCGTCGCGTATGGCGCGGGCCATTTTGTTCTGTGTCCGGTAGACGTTGCGAAGCCGGTGAGCCTCATCCATGACTATGAGATCCCAGCCGATACGCTTCACTTCCTCGGCCTTCGATACGGCGAAGTGATACGAACAGACAACGACCTCATCGCGGGTATCGAACGGGTTTCGTACGCCTGAGCGACTCAGCCTGTTGAACGTAAGGGTCTCCAGAATTCGGGACTTCAGGAAGAACTTTTCATCGAGTTCGGCCTGCCACTGTCTGCGAAGCGTCGCCGGGACGATAAGGAGGATACGCCGCCTGCGTTCGGCCCACCGCTGGGAGATCACGATACCAGCTTCGATGGTCTTTCCGAGGCCGACCTCATCGGCAAGGATCGCCCCTTTGGACAGAGGCGACCGGAAGGCGAACATCGCCGCGTCTACCTGATGCGGGTTCAGGTCTACCCTCGCGTTCGAGATGGACTGCGTCAGGCGCTCGGGCGAGTTCGCCGGGGCGCGCAACATCAGGAAGTGAGCCAGATGCCTGCTCCGGTAGTGCTGAGGTTTCAGGGGATCTTCCGTCATCGGTTCCAAGCTTACATTACATGCAAGGTTGGAACCGGATGCTCACCTTGCTAGGATGCGCCGGACGGGGCGTTTTACGGATCGGGGTCTTGCGTTGAGTGAGTCGGGCGGCAATACGTTTTTCTGTGGCAGTTGCGGTCATCCTCTGAACTCCGGGGAGCGGTTCTGCGGCAACTGCGGGGCCGCCGTAAACCCGACGGGTGGAGCCTCGCACAAGGAAAGCACGTCCGGTTCCTATTCCCCGATGCTGTTCGTGGGGGTGGCTATGATCCTGGTCTCGCTGTTCGCGGTCGTGGGCGTCGTTTTCTTCGGCGACCGGCTCGGATTCGCGAGCAACGACCCCCCGAACGCCCCCGAACCCGCCCGGTTGCTCGAACCTTCCCAGTCGGACGGGACAGATGAGAACCGCGAAGAACCCGAACCGGACGGAAACCCGCCGGACAGACCCGACCCGCAGCCGACCGGGGCGCAGACCCCGGAGGCCGAACGGCCCGAAGAAGAAACCTCCGAGCAGGAGTTCATCACCCGCTACTACGATGCCGCCGGGGCTTCTGACTGGTCCGCGACGTACTCGCTCCTCGACTCGTCCTCACGGGCCGAGTTCACGGAGTCGGAGTGGGCCGAAGCCCAGGAAGCCCGCGTCGCAGAAACAGACCCGCCGCCGCTCCGGTCCGCGACTTTGCAGGACTTCTCGGGCGAGGAGGCCGGGTTCACCGGAGACGTACTCCTGAGCTACACGGACGGTTCATCGGAGGTAGTCCCGGTTCAGACGGTCTACGAAGACGACGGCCTGAGACGCTACCTCACGCCGGAGGACGTGGATTATCTGAGAGGACTCGACGGAGGGTCGGAAAACCCGAACGACGGCGTTGCCGAGAACGTCGAGCGGTTCGTCTACGAGTACTACGAGACCGTCGCGGCCGGGGACTGGGCCGGGACTTATTCGATGCTCGATTACGGCGGGCGGGAGTCGTTCACGGAAGCCGAGTGGATAGAGCGGCAGGAGACGAGGCAGGCTGCATCCGGCGGTCCGTCGCCCGTCGCGGATGTCTCCGTCAGCGTCCCGGATGACTACGCCGTCAACCCGACCGTGAACGCAACCGTAACCTTCGCAGACGGTGAGGTCGTTGAGATAACGGTCGTCAACCCGCATAGCATGGACGGCGAGTACGACCGGGTTCTTACGGACGAAGAGATAGCGTATCTGCAGGGGTTGTAGCAGCAAAAAGGACCCCTCTCGAAAGAGAAGTCCAGAAAGAGTGACCCTACCGGGATTCGAACCCGGGTTTACGCCGTGAGAGGGCGTTGTCCTAGGCCTCTAGACGATAGGGCCGAGTGCCACTCGCTCCTTGCGAAGCCGCAAGAGTCTAAACGATGGCGGGCCTTTCGTCAAAGGCGTCTACGCCGGCAGGGAGGACATCTTTCTGTCAGCCGCTTCGAGGCGGGCGATGGTTCGTTCCCTGCCGAGCAGCGTCAGCGTCTCGAAGAGGCCCGCGCTGACCGTCCGGCCCGTCGCCGCGA
This sequence is a window from Rubrobacter indicoceani. Protein-coding genes within it:
- a CDS encoding Uma2 family endonuclease, with protein sequence MTATELLELPRDGIRRELVNGEVREMAPAGGRHGFYALEIASELRNYVREHDLGRTFAAETGFKLTTNPDTVRAPDAAFVSKRRVVAAEESGDVTGYWPGAPDLAVEVVSPNDTHTEVTEKSLAWLAAGCRMVLAVSPENATVTVYRSRRDIRILTDDESIDGAEVVPGWTLPLATLFDRR
- a CDS encoding SNF2-related protein, producing the protein MTEDPLKPQHYRSRHLAHFLMLRAPANSPERLTQSISNARVDLNPHQVDAAMFAFRSPLSKGAILADEVGLGKTIEAGIVISQRWAERRRRILLIVPATLRRQWQAELDEKFFLKSRILETLTFNRLSRSGVRNPFDTRDEVVVCSYHFAVSKAEEVKRIGWDLIVMDEAHRLRNVYRTQNKMARAIRDATAHAPKLLLTATPLQNSLLELYGLANVVDPHVFGDFDSFRERFARETASPHAMRELKARLTKLCTRTLRKQVLEYIRFTRRVPVTQEFFPTDEEQRLYDNVTAYLQRETLVALPSSQRTLMTLVLRKLLASSTFAVAGTLRGLIRRLETLERKGETLPGGELLDDGFSNDFESLDDIEDEWAEPDPRKNGRPEINRVLLGEELALLREYADLAEGIQNNAKGEALLVALNEAFTKARELGAARKAVVFTESRRTQQYLLELLNADGYRGKVVLFNGTNTDKESREIYEKWSVRNGPSRSGSRSADLRAALIEEFRNNAEVLIATESAAEGVNLQFCSLVVNYDLPWNPQRVEQRIGRCHRYGQKHDVVVVNFLNRKNEADQRVFELLSEKFKLFSGVFGASDEVLGAVESGVDIERRIARVYQECRRSEDIQAAFDTLQRELEEDISGRLADTRKTLLDNFDEDVISRLKLHENETRANLTDHAAKLLDLMKLELPEADFHPDEPRFTHDGTDYHLDWREAERLSAVFLRRDHPLASSAIERAADRSLPVAALTLDYTNHPGIISALDPLQRSGTSGWLSVSKLTVESAETEEHLVLSGLTDSGEALDEELLGRMIPLIADKPGLEPLSITPPEVLTDLTTERVKSRLFGIEERRSAYFDEEVEKLDAWSDDLKDGLERELKELEKEIKAAKKISRAAASLQEKLTVQRQIKAAESKRNRKRRELYNAQDAIDVRRDELISGVESQLEQSESLETLFTVRWSLT
- a CDS encoding zinc-ribbon domain-containing protein — translated: MSESGGNTFFCGSCGHPLNSGERFCGNCGAAVNPTGGASHKESTSGSYSPMLFVGVAMILVSLFAVVGVVFFGDRLGFASNDPPNAPEPARLLEPSQSDGTDENREEPEPDGNPPDRPDPQPTGAQTPEAERPEEETSEQEFITRYYDAAGASDWSATYSLLDSSSRAEFTESEWAEAQEARVAETDPPPLRSATLQDFSGEEAGFTGDVLLSYTDGSSEVVPVQTVYEDDGLRRYLTPEDVDYLRGLDGGSENPNDGVAENVERFVYEYYETVAAGDWAGTYSMLDYGGRESFTEAEWIERQETRQAASGGPSPVADVSVSVPDDYAVNPTVNATVTFADGEVVEITVVNPHSMDGEYDRVLTDEEIAYLQGL